TTCCTGCTCGAGCCTTTCGCGGATGAAGTCTCCGGTTCTAGCACGAAACATGATATCCGCCGGATTGCCGGGGAGATCCAGGTCCTCATCTTCGCTGGCGATGATACCCGTGCCGCAGATGATCGTATCGATGCGATCAACCAGAGGTTTGCCTCTGCCGTTGGCTGGCCCGAAGATCTCCCGGTAGCCCGGAATATCCTCGATGAATTCTCGCCAGGCTGAGCCAGCGTTCCGGCGGACGTTTTGTGGCAGGTACGCAGGCACGCCTACCAGACAGGGCAGCTCGGACCGAGGGTTTGGATTGGCTGCCTGGCCCCTCAGGGCCGCGCCAAGCAGTTGGGCGAGGCGGGAAGCCGAATAATCGACGTAGCGCTGATTCATCAGGTGAACCGGGTCGCCGCACAGTGGAAGGCACTTGATCTCGGCGAAATCGTTTCCGACAGGGGCATCGGATTCCTCCTCGGATTCCTCCTCGGATATCTCCTCGGATGCCACCTTTACATCGAGTGCCCCCTTGATTTGTGAAACCACCCTCGCAACGCTGCGGCCCCAGCTGATGCCGATGAGCTTCGCGCGACGCAGGAGCTGTCCGACGCAGCCCGCGGCGGCGATCGAGAAGGGCTCCTCCCCATCCGGCAGCACCCGGACATCCAAATACTGCCCGCTCGGGGCGCTAGCGACCAGGGCCTTGCGCAGCCGCTCGGGAACAAACCACCGCCGGTCCACCTCCTTAAGGTCGGCCTCGGCCACGTTATGGCCCAGGAAGCTCGGAGAACGCGCCAGGTAGTGGTGCTCCTGGGCATAGGCCACGAGGCGTGAAACCTCCGGCTGGCTCTTATCCAACCGCTTGGCGATCTTGTCCTGCGTCAATCCCTCGCTCCGCATGCGGGCAGCAGCGACCGCCAGCAAACGGTGCTCGGCCTCGGGATCTTGAACACGTTTTGGCATAGGTTAGCGAGATCAGTTTGCGTTGTTGCTGACGCTATCCCGCGACCCCCCCCAGGCGCAAGTCTAACCGCGAATCCGTCCACGCCGGCGGCGCCAGGCGCTGGCCGCGCGCGCCGCCCACAGCGGCCTCCTGGATTCCAGTTTGTATAAACATGACAATAATTACATGTATATATAGTATTCACCGGAATACATATTTTTCATATTCATGAAATTGTCGTTGCCATGGCTGGCCGGCTCCGCTAGCATGGGAGGCGAACGGTATGCGTATTGCCCCAACAACCCGGGGAGATCGCGGCGGCCACCCGGCCGCGATCGTGGCTGTGCTGCGTTGGCTTGCTGTAGCCCGCCTCGAGGCCGCCAGGTGGTGCCGCGCTTGGGCTGCCTGCTTACTCCTCACGCCGCCGCATCCGACAAACCCCGCGCGTTGTGATTTCGCCTCCAGCTCACCCACTCCCACAATTCCGCCAGCCCCGCTGGTGGTCCGTCCAGCTAAATCGCCGGGGCGCAGAGTGTGGTTTCAGCTCTGGCTGGCTGACCGTCCCGCGGGTCGGCTCATGCTCCACGTCTGGTGCGCTCTACGCCGACCGGGCCACTGGGTCGCGGCGCGCAGCGGGATCGCCCGCGCACTCCGTGACCTGTGGCTCAGCATCTTCCGCCGGTTCCGCAAGCACAAATGCCCCAATAACCAGGAGAACCTACACATGCGTAAAAACAAAAAAAGAGCCACCGAAACCAGCAAATCCGCAAAGCTCACCCACCAGGCTTTGCAGTTTCTTCGCGAAGCGCTCAAGCTGCTTCAGAGCCAGAATACGACTTTGCCGCCCGGCAGCGTCCTGCTGGATCCAGAGTCCAGCGGGGACTTTGCCACGGTGGACAAGGTCGAGATTCGTGGCCAGCTCGGGACAACCGAGCAGCGCGCGCTGAAGATCAACGGCAAGCCCCCCCTCAGCCTTAATCTCCGCGAACACCTCGTTCTGCTAATCCTGGGGTGGCTGGCGAAGTGCTCCGCCAAAGCGGCAGCGTCGGGCAAGGGCCAGTTCCCGGATTACCTGCCGGTCGGTGTCATCGTGAAAGTCATCCTTACATTAACAGCAGAAGGCGGACCTGTGTCGGGCCGCTGGCGGGTTCCCTGCGAGCTAGATGTCTACCGGTGCGTGGCCAAGCTGCGCCGGCGTTTGCGCGAGCTGGGTTTCAGTCCCAACCTCATCGAGTCCGGGCAAAGGCTGGCCGGCTATCGGCTGTCGACTCACGTCAATAACATAATTCTAGCCGTCGCCACGGAGCAGCAGGAGAAATTCTGGGCTAACCTATTCCAAGATGTGCTCGGTGGCGGGGGAGTTTCACGGGAGGAAGCCCCCTTCAGAGGTTAATCCGAGCGCTTTATGCGTCTTTATCCATGCCTCGGGAAGAGAGGTTCAGGGCTTAGACCAGAACGACGAGATCAGCTTAAATAGGGCCGAATAAGATTCATATGGCACACCTTTGGATACCAAGTACATGCGCCGAGCTCCCGCGCTGGGCGGCGTTGCCGCTGGCTGGGTGGGCTTACCGGTTCATGGCCGCCGAGCCGTACGTGCGGCGGGCCGCCAAGGCGGACGGCCAGGCCGGGGACGCGATGCTCCTGCGCAGCGACCGCGACGGCGCGGAAAGCTGGTTCGTGCTCGCCCCCTCCGCGTCGCAACTTTGGGTGAACGGCCGCCAGGCCCACCTGGGCATCCGTGTGCTGTCCGACCGGGACGAAATCCGCCTGGCGAACGGACCACGGTTCTACTTCTCAACTGAGCGCCTGGCGCAAGTGGTTCCGTTTCCCGGCGCCGATCACGAGATTTTGTGCGCGCGCTGCAAGATGCCGATCGAGCTCGGGTCTGCGGCGGTGTCCTGCCCGGCGTGCTCTAAATGGTGCCACGCGCGGCCCGATCTGCCGTGTTGGTCCTATAAGGAATCGCCCGTCTGCCCGCAGTGTGGGCGCCCAACCAACCAGGCCGAGTTCCAGTGGTCTCCCGGTCGCCAATGAAAAGCGCGCGCCAATCGTCAATGACAAGCCTCCTGGTGTTGGGGGCCGGCCTGATCGGCAGGCCTCTCTGCCTGCTGGTTGGGCTGCTCCGGGGCCTGCACCGTGTGCTGGTGGTTGACCGTGATTCATATACAAAGGCCCAGGCTTGGCATCCCGCGGACGCCGGCCGCCCAAAGGCGGAAGTTGCAGCCGAGATGATGCAGGCGGCCAACCAGCGGCTGCATGTCGAGTCCATCGTCGCCGGCATTGAGGATCTCCCGCTGGGGATCTATCGGCGCTACGGCCTTATGCTCACGGCGTTAGACTCGCAGACGGCGCGCATGACGGCGAACTTCGCTTTCGAGAAGGCCGGCATCCGGTACTGGATTGACTCGGGCGTTAGCGCGCCCTCGCTTGTGCGGATCTCCACGTTCGCCCAGGGCGCCGACGCCCCGTGCTATGAATGCGGCCTGAGCGATTCGGACTACGCCGCCGAGGCCAGGTATCCCTGCCAGCCAGCCTTTACGGCTCCGGGCACTAACTCGCCGCAATACCTCGGTACACTTGCCGCGAGCATGCAAGCGGCGATAAGCGCTTTATTGCTCTCCGGGAAATTTGATCCGGCCATCTTGAACCGCGAGGTGGTCTATGATGTCGCCGCGCAGAAGCTGTTCGTGACCAGGTTGGTCCGGCGGAAGACGTGCCGCCTGGACCACGGTGCATTCGGCATTCGCCCACTGCATCGCGCTCCGGCGCGAATCCCATTGGCCGAGGCCTTCATGCTTGGGCCGGGCGGTTCGCGGAGGGCGGCCCGCGCTGCCGCCAGCCTGGAAGTGCCAGACAAGCTCTTTGTGCGAGTCCTTGCTTGTGAGTGCGGGGCGCAGCGGCAGGTGCTGCGCCTCAAGGGCAGGATTGGTCTCCGGGCGCAAACCTGCGCCCGGTGCGGCGGGCGCATGTTTCCGCCAGGCGCCGGTCTGACCAACTCACTCCGGCTCGACTCGCTGACCGCCCGCGAATTAGCCAGGCCCCTTTCGGCGTTGGGGCTGGAGCCGGCGGACGTCATCGCCATAAGCGACAACCGCCGGACCAACTACTATGAACTCGGTTTCCCGAGGAGAGAATCGCATGACTGACGTGGTATTCCGCAACTTTCTGACGCACCAGCGCGATACGGCACTGCGCCTGAACGCACAGAGTGACATCCTGCGCCTGACATTGGGCCCCGGCCCGCTGCCGCAAAATTACATCGCCGAGTTCCGGTGCAAGGGGCTGGTCCAGAACCGCGACGGGAGCATCAGCGAAGGAGGCCTGTTTGTGGTCGGCATCTTCTTCCCTAACGACTATCTCCGGCGCGCCTCGACCTTCGAGGTGCTCAGCTGGCTTGGTCCAGCGAATGTCTTTCACCCGAACATTGCAAACCACTCGGTATGCATTGGCAGGCTCGATCCGGGAACGGATTTAGTCACGATCTGCTACCAGCTATTCGAAATAATTGCGTACCACCGGTATAACACGCGTGAATCCGACAGCCTGAATAGGGCGGCATGTTCCTGGGCCCGCGGCCACAAGCATCTGTTCCCCACGGACACCCGGCCGCTAAAGCGTCCCGAAGCCTCGGGCGCAGGAAAAGGAGGCCTGTCATGCCAGCAGTAGAGTTGCGTTCCAAATCGGATGCCGCGCGCTGCCAGGCGGCGCTGCAGTCCACGCTTGCGTTCGTGGAAATGGTCGCGCCCACGCGCTGGCTGGTGCGCGCCAGCCGAACCACCGAATCGTCCATACTGGCGCGGCTGGTTGATGGATTCCTGATCCTCACGGCGCAGTATACACCTGCGGCGCCCTCGGCGGGATGGGAGCTGCTGAAGGCCAACGCGAACCTGTCCGGCCTGGCCAAGTTCGCCTCTGCCCCGGGTGGCGGTTGGTGCTTGCGGGCGGAAATCCCGATATCGGCCGAGTGCGATCTGCCCTCGCGGATAGCCCAGGCCTGCAGCGCATTCGCGGCGGCGCAAGGTGTGCCGCGTGCCGGCCAGGGCAGCGTGGGGATTATCCCCAGCGATGGGCCGCCAGCGGAGCTGGGCCGCCTGGTTGAGGCGGCTGGCTGGAAGTGTTCCTCGCAGTCCGGTGATGTCTGCTCCGTTGCCCTTGAGACCCGGCTCGGTGGGCACACCGCCATCCTCAATGCGCCCGCCGGGGCGGTTCGCATCTGCACCGACCTGGCGTTATGGGACACGCTGCCGGTGACTTGCCGGGACGGACTTGCCAACATGCTAGTGACCGCCAACGCCCGGCTGCGGCTGGCGCGAGCCATTGTGGCCGAAGACGAGAGCGGTGGCGCCGCCCAACTGGAAGTCCTCTTCCAGGCGCCCGCGGCCCCGGCGGAACTGCGCAGCGCGTTCGAAGCGCTCTCGGTGGGCGCGGATGCCTGTGCCTCGATCGCCGACCTGCTGCAGGAGGAAGCGGCGGCCGAACTCTTTCTCACGACTTCGGGTGGCTCCCAAGGTCGCGAGGACAACCAAAAACCAAAAGAAAGGACCATATGATAAAGCCACTATATGTTTCCAACATCATCGCCACAGACCTGACGGGCCAGAGACGCGTGCGCGCGCGCGCGCCTAAGGCAGCCAGTATGGGGGATTTTGTGGGCAGCCTCCTGCCGAGGCTAAATCTTCCGCCTCAGGATTCGGCCGGCCGGGCGCTGACCTATCACGCGCGTGTGGACCGCCTGGGGCGCCACGCTCATGCTTCTGAGACGGTAGGCGAGGTCTTGGAGCCAAACGACCAAATCTCCCTACACCCGAATGTGGACGCCGGGGGTGCCCGCTGACGGTCACGGGGCGGCGGTCCGCCGCCGCCCCCCTTTTTCTATGCCGCCGAAATCCTACCGCTACTGCTTCGCTGCCTACCGCGGCCAGGGCGGGCCGTCTCTTGGTCACTTCGCGGCGGACCTTGACCTCGGGCCGGCCGCCGAGTGGGGCCGGTTTACCGCGCTGCGTCGCTGGTTGAACCCGGAACTGGCCGCCGAGGCGGAACCCCGCATTGCCCCCATTTGGCACGCCAGCGCGGGAGCGCCTTACGTCGAGGGGTTGCGCGTGACCTTGCGGGCAAAGGCGATGCCCACGATTACGACGGATATCCCGAGCAGTTTCTTCCGGCCGAAGGCCATGCGGCTTGGGAACACTCTTGTGGCGCAGAAGAAGATCGCTTCCGGGGAGCTGTTCACCTACGCCGTGCTTGCGTTCCCAATTTCCGCGGATGCAGAACGCCAGGATCCCGATCCGCTCCAGATTGAGGAGTTGCCTGTCCCGATGGCACTGGCCCCGGGCTCGATCGAGGACGAGCTGACACAGGCGGCGGCTTTCGGAGACGTCGGCTCCGGGCAGATGCCCGTGTTCGTGCCGCAGGCGACCCTTGACGAGGCGTTGACCCTGGCCGAGAGGGCCGGCCACGTCGAGCTTGGGGCGGTTCTCATCGGCAAGATGCACCGGGATGCGAGATCGCGGGAATTGTTCTTGAAAGTCACTGCCCTAATTCCGGCGCGCCATACCTTGTCGGAGTCCGCCAAAGTTACGTTCACCGCGGAGACCTGGGCTGCGGTCCAGGCTGCCTTAAGCTTGCGGGGGGCGGGGGAGCAATTTGTGGGCTGGATGCATAATCACCCGGGCGCGCCGCACTGGTGCAAAAAGGAATGCTCGCCCGAGGCCAAGTTGCGGTGCTTGTTCAATACGCCATTTTTTTCCAGTGCGGATTGCGATTTACACCGCGTTGGATTCTCCCAGGCTCACTGTGTCGCGCTTCTGGTCACCGGCACCTTCTCCGGTTTGAAAATAACCATGTACGGCTGGGACCGGGCCCAGATCGTCCAGCGCGGTTTCTACATAACCAACCCCGACGCCGCGCGGCGGCTCCCGGAGCCCCAGACGGCGTCCATCATTAACTCCGATATCCATGAAACGACCTGCACCAATTCCTGATCCGATCGCCTTAGACTTGATTCGCATGTGCTTCCGGGCGGAGCTGCCCATTGGCCAGCGGCAAGCGCAGATAAAGGCGCTGCGCCAACAGTCCGCCGAGATGAGTGACTTGATCGACCAAAGCCTGCTGGAGCAGGTGGACCAGGCCCGGCTTGGTCTGAAGCAGGCCGGGAAGTCTCAGGCCGAACTCAAGAGCATCGTGGATAAAGTGCTCGCTGCTCCCTGGTTCTCCGCGGTCTACCTGGCGCCGCTAGCCGCCAAGACCGGGTCGCGCGCCATCGTGCATCAGGGGGGCAGCCGCCGGGTTGTGGAGCTGGCGCCGGAGATCAAGGCTGCGTCCTTGCACCCGGGCGACCAGGTCTTCCTGAGTCACGAGTTGAACATGATCACCGGCATCTCGCCGGAGGGCCCGCCGCGGTTCGGCGAGCTCGGCGTATTCGACCGCCGCACCAGCGACGGCCAGCTGGTGGTGAACAGCCGGGACGAGGAGCTTGTGCTCCAGCCGGCGCATTCGCTCGCCGACTCCGGGCTGCAAGCCGGGGATCTGGTTCGCTTCGACCGCGCGATCTGGATGGCGTTTGCGAAAGTGGAGGGCGCCCAGGGGAAGGAGTTCATGCTCGAGGAGATTCCCGATCTTCCCCGCACGCTGCTCGGGGGGCTGGATGCCCCCTATGACGCGATGCTCACCGCGCTGAGCGCGCTCGTGGTCGCCCCGGAAATGGCCCGCCGCTACCGGCTCAGCGGCCGAAACTCCATTCTGCTGGTCGGACCTCCGGGATGCGGCAAGACCTACATGACCCGCATCGTGGCGAGCGAGGTCGCGCGTCTGAGCGGCCGCCGGGCTCGCTTTGGCGTGGTCAAGCCGGCGGCCTGGGAGTCTCCCTACGTCGGTGTGACCCAGAAGGCCATACGGGACACGTTCAAAGTTCTGCGGGAGGCGGCCCGGGACGGGGTAAGCTATTTATTACTTGACGAACTCGAGAGCTTCGGCCGCGCGAGGGGGCATTTCGCCAACATCCACAGCGATAAGCACCTCGCGGCGCTGCTGGCCGAACTGGAGGGTTTTGAAGACCGCCAGGATGTTGCCATCATTGCGGCCACCAACCGTAAAGATTTACTGGATCCCTCACTACTGGCTCGCTTCGCTTTGGAGATCCCGGTCGGCCGCCCCGATGAGACCACGGCCAAGGCCATTCTGGACATTCACTTGCCAGCCTCATTGCCCTTCTCGCCCAACGGCGAGCTGGCCGCCGGCACGCGCGACGAGATCATCGAGACCGCCGTCTCGCTCCTCTACGCGCCCAACGCGGACAACACGCTTTGCCGCATCCGCTTTCGGGACAACACCGAGCGCACGATCACCGCCCGGGAACTGGTCAGTGGCCGGTTATTGCAGCAGATGTGCGCCAGCGCGTGCCGCCGCGCGTTCGTCCGCGAGCTGCGCGGGGGCGAGGCCGGCGTCAACGCCGACGATATGGAGCAGGCGGTGGCTGAGAGCATGGAGCGGCTGCGCACCCTGCTGACCCCGGTCAACGCGCATATTCACCTCGGCAACCTCCCACAGGACGTTGACGTGGTCAGCGTCGAACCGGTGGTGCGCAAGGTGTCCAACGCCCGGCGCTATCTATCCCTGGACCCCGTATAAAAGGCCGCCTCGCATGTCAAACAAACCAGTCAGCCGATCAACTGCCCTGGGGTTGTCCGACGCGGGCGCGGCGCCGAAGTTGCTCGGTGCCGACGTCGAGCTGGGCAACTTCATTCTGGGCGTGGATGATGAACGTGGCACCGGGGAGGTGGCCTCGCGCGCCCTGCTGAGGGAGATCGAAGGGTTGCCCTTCCTTGACTCGGGCCTCACCGGCGCCTGGTGGGACCAGCCTGGCCAGTTCCAGTCGGCCGGAACCAATCCTCAAGACTGGGGCCGGAAGTTTCTGCCGGTCAACGGCGGTGCCGTTTACATTGACCTGGCGCATCTAGAATGGTGTGCGCCTGAAATTTTGAACGCATATGACTTCGCGGCGGCCACCCACGCGATGCTGCGAATTGTGCGCGCAGCCCTGCAGGCAGCTAACGCAAAGTTGCCCGAGGGCCTCAAACTCGTGGTAGTGGTCAATAACCAGGATGGACAGGGGCATTCCTACGGCTCGCACCTGAATGTATTGATGACACGCGCGGCGTGGAATCGGCTGTTCCACCGCCGCCTGCATGAGTTGCTGATGCTGGCCTCATTCCAGGTTTCCAGCATCATCCTCACCGGGCAGGGCATGGTGAACTCCGGCCGCGGAAACGGCGGCGAGAGCAATGGCTGGTATGAACTGTCCCAGAGGGCTTCCTTTTTCGAGTGCCTGGTGGGCCCCCAAACCACTTACAATCGCCCGCTGGTCAACAGCCGCGACGAAGCGCTGTGCGGCAGCCTTACGAGCCTTGGGAGCCCGGCGGATCGCTTTGCCCGGCTGCACAGCATCTTCTTCGATGCGACACTCTGTCCAGCCTCCATCGTTTTGCGGGCCGGCCTGATGCAGATCATGCTCGGACTGCTTGAACGGGACGAGACCGGCAGGCATCTGGAGTTGATTTTGGATGATCCGGTGGAAACGGTCGCCCGCTGGAGCAGGGATCCATCCCTGACGGCCCGCGCCGGGTTGCTCACAGGGGAACAAGTGACCGCGCTCGAACTGCAGCGACGCTTTTTCGACCAGGCGGCGCGTTTCGTGGAAAGCGGCGGCTGCGAGGGGATTGTCCCCGCGGCACGGGGGATTATGGAGTTATGGGGGGATACGCTGGACAAGCTTGGCCGCCGCGATTTCGCGGCGCTCGCCACCCGTCTCGATTGGGTGCTGAAGCTGCAATTGCTGCAGCGGGCCATGCACCAGCACCCCAAGCTCAACTGGGGCAGCCCCGAAATCAAACACCTGGATTTCAAGTACGCCGATCTGGGGGAAGGTCTGTTTTGGGCGTGCGACCAGGCGGGCGCCGTTGATCATGTCGGCGTGTCGGAGGAGCAGGTTCGCAAGTTCACCCAGGAGCCCCCGGTCAACACCCGGGCCTGGACGCGTGCCCACCTGCTGCGCCTGGCCGATCCGGCAACTGTGGCGGAGGTTGACTGGGACAAGATCACGTTCGAGTTCCGCGGGCTGAGCGGCGCTGGCTTCCGCCGGACAGTCAGGCTGGCCAATCCTTTAGCTTTCACCCGGGACGATACCGAGGTGGTCTTCCGCCGCAGCGAAGATCTGCATGAGGCCTTGGATCTTCTCGACGCCCCTGCCTGTGATCCCCAGCCAGTCTATGCCGCCGGCCAGTATTGGGTCGCATCGAATTACCAACCTGCCAACGCAACAAGCCCCCAGTCTGACCGGACCGATGAGTCCGGTAATGACCAACCGCCACATTCAAAGCTATGAGTGAACTTGAAAGAACGCACAGTGAATCGAACCGAGCTCCCGAACCGGCAGCTGGCAGCCCCGACGCCAGCGGCCTCAACGATTTGCGTCGCCGGGCCGCCGCCTTGCAGGCGGCGGCGGATGCCGCGATCCGGAATGCCCTCTCGGGCAACAGCCAGGCGTTTAATGCCTCCATGCGGCAGCAAGGAGGGCAGTAATCGTGGCCGAGCGGCTCTTCGGCCTTGAGACCGAATACGCGTTCGCGCTGTTGGATCGGCAAGGGCGCCGTATCATCCAGTCCCCGGCCGTCGAAAAGTTGCTCGCCGCCGCGCGCCGGCGGCTGATCCACCTGCCGGATGCGCACTCCAGCGGCATGTTCCTGACCAACGGCGCGCGGTTTTACGTGGATTGCGGGTGCCATCCGGAATTCGCCAGTCCGGAGCTGGCTAATCCGTGGGATGCCGTTCGTTACGTTAAGGCCGGGGAAAAGTTGCTGGAGGAGCTGGCAGCAGAGGTGGTCCAGAGCCAGGTCACGATCGGCCAGGCGTGCCTCTTCAGGCAAAACGTTGATTACAGCGGATCGGGAAACACCTGGGGGTCGCATGAGTCCTACCTCCACCGCGCCAATCCAAATTTGTTTCGGCAGTATTTGATCCCGCATTTGGTCAGCCGGATCATCTACACGGGCGCTGGTGGTTTCGAGTCCAATTCCCACGGAATCCACTTTACGCTGTCGCCGCGTGTGCCGCACTTGACTGCGGTGTCGTCGCTCGAATCAACGCATGGCCGCGGGGTGCTCCACACCAAGAACGAACCGCTAAGCTCCGAGGGATATCATCGCCTCCACCTGATATGTTCGGAGAGCCTGTATTCAGAGTGGGCGATCTTTCTGCGAGTTGGCACCACGGCGCTCGTCGTGGCCATGATTGAAGCGGGGCTGAGGCCGGGAGCTCAAGTGATGCTGCGCGAGCCCCTGGAGGCGATGCGGGTGTTCGCCAGTGATCCTGGCTGCACGAAGACCGCCAGGACGGTCCCGGGAGAGTTTCTCACTGCCGTGGGCATCCAGCGTTGCTACCTCGCCCAGGCTGAAGCGCATCTGCACGACTCCTTTATGCCCCCTTGGGCGGAGGAGGTTTGCCGGCAATGGCGGCAGGCGCTGGAGTTGCTGGCGTCGGGCGGTCCGGAGGCCGTTGCCACCCGTCTGGACTGGGCCATCCGCCATAGCATTTTCACCCAGTTCTTGCGGTCGCAGGGCTTTAGCTGGCGGACCCTGCGAAAATGGAACCGCGTCGCCGAGATGAATGGGAGGTTGCTGAACACGGCAACGCCGCCTCCGGAAATCGCCGCGCTGGCGTTTCTGCGGGGTGAAGAGATCTTAATCGAGGAGGCGCCGCCGGAACTCGCGCCTCAATTGCGCCTACGGGGCACATCGGCCGAAGGATTCAGCAAGTTCCAAACCTTGCGCAGCCGCATGTTCGAATTGGACACGCGGCTTGGCCAATTGGGGAGCGCCGGGATCCTCTCCCAACTCGACCAGTCGGGCGTGCTGGATCACCACATGCCCGGCGTGGACAACGTCGAGCAGGCGAGGGAGTTTCCTCCCGCCATTGGCCGGGCGAAGCTCCGGGGAGAATGCGTGCGCCGCCTTGGCAGCACCAATGCCAATCGCGAAGGCTGCATCTGCGATTGGAGGGCCATCTGGGACCAGCCCCAAGACCGGATGCTGGATCTATCCGACCCGTTCGCCCAGCATGCCGACTGGAAAGCCGCCCCGCCCAGGCCGGCACGGCGGCCGGGCCCATCCCGGGGTCCTCGCCCCCCGCTCTGGGAGGTGCTGAACGATAACGTTCTCTTCTAAAGCAAGAAGTCTGCTGAAAAAACAGAATTAATGTGATATGATGAACTGGATAGCGATGCGAAGATCGTTTCTCACCGTGGCCGCCGTGGCGGGCTGCCTTTGGCTTCAGAAAGCGCCTGTGTGCGCCGGCGCGGTGACTGTGAGCGGCAGGCAGATTCTCGTTGGCGGGGCGGCCTTTCAGGTGCGCGGCGTGTGTTATGCGCCCACGCCTGTCGGTGGCGCAGGCGACGCGGTTCCTTACGGGGATTATTTCACAGCGAACCACCAGGCCATTTATGCCCGCGACCTCCCGCAAATACGACGAATGGGGGGGAATTGCGTGCGGATCTATGGCTGGGAACCAGCGGCGGATCACTCCGGCTTCTTCGACGCGGCTTACAATGGCGGGCAGCGGCCGATCTACGTCCTGCTCAATCGCTGGATTGACCCGCTCACTGACTGGAGCAACACCGCTGCCGTAAATGCGGTTGCTGCCGCCTGGGTGACACTGGTCACCAACGTCATGCACCATCCTGCGGTCCTCGGCTACCTTTTGGGCAACGAGCTGAATTGGAGCGAGGCGAACCGGCAAAACCCGGCCTTCTGGGCAGCCCTCAACCGCATTGCCGGGGCCATCCGCCAGCATGACACGAACCATCTTATCTCAACTGCCCTTGGCGACGTGGACTTGCCGGGCAGCATCTCCTCCTTCGACGCGATCATGACCAATTTCAACGTCTGGTGTCTGCAGGTTTATCGGGGCGACAGCTTCGGCACCCTGTTCACGGATTACGCTGCCGCCAGTGCAAAACCGTTGCTGGTGACCGAATTCGGCATGGACGCCTATGATCGCCGCATCGCCGCCGAGTATGCGGACAACGCTGGCGCGCAGGCCGATTTCGTTGTCTCCCTGTGCAATGAACTGTCGGCCAACGCGCCAGCTGTCTCGGGCGGCTGTGTTTTCGAGTGGGCCGATGAATGGTGGAAATCGGGCAGCGCGACAATCCACAACGTTGATGGATGGGCCACCGGCGCATTCCCTGACGGCTGGGCAGACGAGGAGTGGTGGGGTATCCACCGCATCTCACCCGTTGGCGGAGGCGCACCCGACGTCCTGCAGCCGCGCGCCCTGTTCGCACAGTTGCGAGCGCTCTGGACGGCGCGACTCCTGGCCGCGCAAAGTCCTGTGGGACAAATCCAGATAATCGTGCAGGGCGCCAGCGGCCAGACGGCGGTTCTGAAAGAGACCACCAACTTTCAGCACTGGACAGCTACCGCAACCAACACGATTCCTTTCACCAACGGACTTCCGATTGGGGCGGATCGGCA
The window above is part of the Candidatus Paceibacterota bacterium genome. Proteins encoded here:
- a CDS encoding PHD finger domain-containing protein, encoding MAHLWIPSTCAELPRWAALPLAGWAYRFMAAEPYVRRAAKADGQAGDAMLLRSDRDGAESWFVLAPSASQLWVNGRQAHLGIRVLSDRDEIRLANGPRFYFSTERLAQVVPFPGADHEILCARCKMPIELGSAAVSCPACSKWCHARPDLPCWSYKESPVCPQCGRPTNQAEFQWSPGRQ
- a CDS encoding ThiF family adenylyltransferase; its protein translation is MTSLLVLGAGLIGRPLCLLVGLLRGLHRVLVVDRDSYTKAQAWHPADAGRPKAEVAAEMMQAANQRLHVESIVAGIEDLPLGIYRRYGLMLTALDSQTARMTANFAFEKAGIRYWIDSGVSAPSLVRISTFAQGADAPCYECGLSDSDYAAEARYPCQPAFTAPGTNSPQYLGTLAASMQAAISALLLSGKFDPAILNREVVYDVAAQKLFVTRLVRRKTCRLDHGAFGIRPLHRAPARIPLAEAFMLGPGGSRRAARAAASLEVPDKLFVRVLACECGAQRQVLRLKGRIGLRAQTCARCGGRMFPPGAGLTNSLRLDSLTARELARPLSALGLEPADVIAISDNRRTNYYELGFPRRESHD
- a CDS encoding AAA family ATPase translates to MKRPAPIPDPIALDLIRMCFRAELPIGQRQAQIKALRQQSAEMSDLIDQSLLEQVDQARLGLKQAGKSQAELKSIVDKVLAAPWFSAVYLAPLAAKTGSRAIVHQGGSRRVVELAPEIKAASLHPGDQVFLSHELNMITGISPEGPPRFGELGVFDRRTSDGQLVVNSRDEELVLQPAHSLADSGLQAGDLVRFDRAIWMAFAKVEGAQGKEFMLEEIPDLPRTLLGGLDAPYDAMLTALSALVVAPEMARRYRLSGRNSILLVGPPGCGKTYMTRIVASEVARLSGRRARFGVVKPAAWESPYVGVTQKAIRDTFKVLREAARDGVSYLLLDELESFGRARGHFANIHSDKHLAALLAELEGFEDRQDVAIIAATNRKDLLDPSLLARFALEIPVGRPDETTAKAILDIHLPASLPFSPNGELAAGTRDEIIETAVSLLYAPNADNTLCRIRFRDNTERTITARELVSGRLLQQMCASACRRAFVRELRGGEAGVNADDMEQAVAESMERLRTLLTPVNAHIHLGNLPQDVDVVSVEPVVRKVSNARRYLSLDPV
- a CDS encoding proteasome accessory factor PafA2 family protein, with protein sequence MSNKPVSRSTALGLSDAGAAPKLLGADVELGNFILGVDDERGTGEVASRALLREIEGLPFLDSGLTGAWWDQPGQFQSAGTNPQDWGRKFLPVNGGAVYIDLAHLEWCAPEILNAYDFAAATHAMLRIVRAALQAANAKLPEGLKLVVVVNNQDGQGHSYGSHLNVLMTRAAWNRLFHRRLHELLMLASFQVSSIILTGQGMVNSGRGNGGESNGWYELSQRASFFECLVGPQTTYNRPLVNSRDEALCGSLTSLGSPADRFARLHSIFFDATLCPASIVLRAGLMQIMLGLLERDETGRHLELILDDPVETVARWSRDPSLTARAGLLTGEQVTALELQRRFFDQAARFVESGGCEGIVPAARGIMELWGDTLDKLGRRDFAALATRLDWVLKLQLLQRAMHQHPKLNWGSPEIKHLDFKYADLGEGLFWACDQAGAVDHVGVSEEQVRKFTQEPPVNTRAWTRAHLLRLADPATVAEVDWDKITFEFRGLSGAGFRRTVRLANPLAFTRDDTEVVFRRSEDLHEALDLLDAPACDPQPVYAAGQYWVASNYQPANATSPQSDRTDESGNDQPPHSKL
- a CDS encoding proteasome accessory factor PafA2 family protein codes for the protein MAERLFGLETEYAFALLDRQGRRIIQSPAVEKLLAAARRRLIHLPDAHSSGMFLTNGARFYVDCGCHPEFASPELANPWDAVRYVKAGEKLLEELAAEVVQSQVTIGQACLFRQNVDYSGSGNTWGSHESYLHRANPNLFRQYLIPHLVSRIIYTGAGGFESNSHGIHFTLSPRVPHLTAVSSLESTHGRGVLHTKNEPLSSEGYHRLHLICSESLYSEWAIFLRVGTTALVVAMIEAGLRPGAQVMLREPLEAMRVFASDPGCTKTARTVPGEFLTAVGIQRCYLAQAEAHLHDSFMPPWAEEVCRQWRQALELLASGGPEAVATRLDWAIRHSIFTQFLRSQGFSWRTLRKWNRVAEMNGRLLNTATPPPEIAALAFLRGEEILIEEAPPELAPQLRLRGTSAEGFSKFQTLRSRMFELDTRLGQLGSAGILSQLDQSGVLDHHMPGVDNVEQAREFPPAIGRAKLRGECVRRLGSTNANREGCICDWRAIWDQPQDRMLDLSDPFAQHADWKAAPPRPARRPGPSRGPRPPLWEVLNDNVLF